One genomic segment of Microbacterium sp. ProA8 includes these proteins:
- a CDS encoding alpha/beta hydrolase, whose protein sequence is MAVLGTRDALRRNNVTVSGAAGGRAMIFAHGFGCSQATWDLVAPHFETDHKVILFDHVGAGGSDTSAYDPGKYDSLHGYAEDLLQILDALDVTDVVFVGHSVSAMIGILAANRDPSRFGALVLVGPSPRYVNDGSYRGGFEPDDITSLLDSLDSNYLGWSRAMAPVIMGNPQRPELGDQLTASFCAIDPEIARHFAHVTFLSDNRADLPLVTVPTLVLQCSADAIAPVEVGRYMHAAIEGSTLSVLEATGHVPILSAPDEVVAQIRGYLG, encoded by the coding sequence ATGGCGGTCCTCGGTACGCGCGACGCGCTGCGGCGGAACAATGTGACGGTTTCCGGCGCCGCCGGCGGCCGCGCCATGATCTTCGCGCACGGGTTCGGGTGCAGCCAGGCGACGTGGGATCTCGTCGCTCCGCACTTCGAGACCGACCACAAGGTGATCCTGTTCGACCACGTCGGTGCAGGAGGTTCGGACACGTCGGCGTACGACCCGGGCAAGTACGACTCGCTGCACGGCTACGCCGAGGACCTGCTCCAGATCCTCGACGCGCTGGACGTCACGGATGTGGTGTTCGTCGGTCACTCCGTCAGCGCGATGATCGGGATCCTTGCCGCCAACCGCGACCCCTCGCGCTTCGGCGCACTGGTGCTCGTCGGTCCGTCGCCCCGGTACGTCAACGACGGCTCGTATCGTGGCGGGTTCGAGCCGGACGACATCACGTCGCTGCTCGACTCCCTCGACAGCAATTACCTGGGATGGTCCCGCGCGATGGCTCCCGTGATCATGGGGAACCCGCAGCGGCCAGAGCTGGGCGATCAGCTCACCGCGAGCTTCTGCGCCATCGATCCGGAGATCGCGAGGCATTTCGCCCACGTGACCTTCCTCTCCGACAATCGCGCCGACCTTCCGCTGGTGACCGTGCCGACACTGGTGCTGCAGTGCAGCGCAGACGCCATCGCTCCGGTCGAGGTCGGGCGATACATGCACGCGGCGATCGAGGGCAGCACGCTGTCGGTGCTCGAGGCGACCGGGCATGTGCCGATCCTGTCCGCACCCGATGAGGTGGTCGCTCAGATCCGCGGGTATCTCGGGTGA
- a CDS encoding diguanylate cyclase, with product MTPTNDPGWFHHAPCGLIATSLEGVILEANDTMLDWTGFSSEQLQGRSFASLLDPGSQLFYETRHAQALPLQGRLNEVALTMIGADGTPLHVLINSTRDSAAGLIRIAVFNASGRIEYERDLLHARRAAESSEARVRVLQEVSRTFGVSASDEDVAHSFAEVARTAFAARDAGVLLLDDDGELALVGGTNPLAGLVSPIVSLRNSPDVVVVDEETATREFPQLATALRATRLAAVSVMPLLDDHRRLGILVCFFGRARRFDDQFFDLQKALGRQASQTLVRVRLQRQLAFLALHDQLTGVANRQLLEQSLAEALEAASARDEPLAVLFLDVDDFKSINDRFGHAVGDMVLVELALRLSAGVRSEDVVGRIGGDEFVAICANADEAAATSIAERILRLTNEPITIAAGQISASVSVGVSMFQPGVHPRPAPEQLLVRADRAMYESKGAGKNRFSFETPLRLLPTDGTA from the coding sequence GTGACGCCGACGAATGACCCCGGGTGGTTCCACCACGCCCCCTGCGGCCTGATCGCCACCTCGCTCGAGGGCGTCATCCTCGAGGCGAACGACACGATGCTCGACTGGACAGGCTTCAGCTCGGAACAGCTCCAGGGCCGATCGTTCGCGTCGCTCCTGGATCCCGGTAGTCAGCTCTTCTACGAGACCAGGCACGCGCAGGCCCTGCCCTTGCAAGGCCGGCTGAACGAGGTCGCGCTGACGATGATCGGTGCGGACGGCACCCCGCTGCACGTTCTGATCAATTCGACACGCGACAGCGCGGCGGGGCTGATCCGCATCGCGGTGTTCAATGCGTCCGGGCGCATCGAGTACGAGCGGGACCTCCTGCACGCTCGGCGGGCGGCGGAGTCGTCGGAGGCACGGGTCCGGGTCCTCCAGGAGGTGTCGCGCACCTTCGGCGTCAGCGCGAGCGACGAGGACGTCGCGCATTCCTTCGCCGAGGTCGCCCGAACGGCGTTCGCCGCGCGCGACGCGGGAGTGCTGCTGCTCGACGACGACGGCGAATTGGCTCTGGTCGGAGGCACCAATCCGCTGGCCGGGCTCGTTTCGCCGATCGTCAGCCTTCGCAACAGTCCGGACGTGGTCGTCGTCGACGAAGAGACCGCGACCCGAGAATTCCCGCAGCTCGCCACGGCATTGCGCGCGACCCGGCTGGCGGCGGTCAGCGTGATGCCGCTGCTGGACGACCACCGGCGGCTGGGGATCCTGGTCTGCTTCTTCGGGCGCGCCCGGCGGTTCGACGACCAGTTCTTCGATCTGCAGAAGGCACTGGGGCGCCAAGCGTCGCAGACGCTGGTGCGCGTGAGACTGCAGCGCCAATTGGCGTTCCTGGCGCTGCACGACCAGCTCACCGGCGTCGCCAACCGACAGCTTCTCGAGCAGAGCCTCGCGGAGGCCCTGGAAGCGGCATCCGCGCGCGATGAGCCACTTGCCGTGCTGTTCCTCGATGTCGACGATTTCAAGTCGATCAACGACCGGTTCGGCCACGCCGTCGGCGACATGGTGCTCGTGGAATTGGCTCTCAGGCTGAGCGCCGGAGTGCGCTCCGAGGATGTGGTGGGCCGGATCGGCGGGGATGAATTCGTCGCCATCTGCGCGAACGCCGACGAGGCCGCTGCGACGAGCATCGCCGAGCGCATCCTGCGTCTCACCAACGAGCCCATCACGATCGCTGCGGGGCAGATCTCGGCGTCCGTGAGCGTCGGCGTCTCGATGTTCCAGCCCGGGGTGCACCCACGCCCCGCCCCCGAGCAGCTGCTCGTACGCGCCGACCGTGCGATGTACGAGTCGAAGGGCGCCGGCAAGAACCGCTTCAGTTTCGAGACGCCGCTCCGACTGCTCCCCACCGACGGCACGGCGTGA
- a CDS encoding protein kinase, which translates to MTAADSDEPAALLDGRYRLGECVGEGGMARVYRAEDVALGRTVAIKLIRPGVDGASSERARSEMTVLASLNHPSLVTLFDARLTPGQPEYLVMEFVDGPTLGSRLAERGPLPPDAVAHLGAELAEALHVVHQAGVVHRDIKPSNVLLSPAQLPGSRPRAKLADFGIAYLLDASRLTSPGLVVGTVAYLAPEQIRGGEPAPASDIYSLGLVLLEALTGERAHPHGGGMAAAVARVENPPAIPAALDLRWRDLLTRMLDAEPQNRPTAAEVAAAAGTLTDPAGAVDMSAPGTTATVPLTAATLVAPAAGAAAAAGGPSAPVASAQSGTPVRGGRRGRLLAMIGGALAAVALVIAVVIGAIAPGGPQDTPAPVPAVTDPSDSPPPAEDTGNDTVVDDPGMTKEERKAAEEARKEAEEAQKKLEEEQRKQAEDEQKRLEEQQKQDDDEQGDD; encoded by the coding sequence ATGACAGCTGCCGACAGCGATGAGCCGGCCGCGCTGCTGGACGGCCGGTATCGGCTGGGCGAGTGCGTCGGCGAAGGCGGCATGGCGCGGGTCTATCGCGCGGAGGATGTCGCCCTCGGCCGGACCGTAGCGATCAAGCTCATCCGCCCCGGTGTGGACGGAGCCTCGTCGGAGCGGGCTCGCAGTGAGATGACCGTGCTCGCCTCCCTCAATCATCCGTCTCTGGTGACGCTGTTCGACGCTCGACTGACCCCCGGTCAGCCGGAGTATCTGGTGATGGAGTTCGTCGATGGGCCCACGCTCGGTTCTCGGCTTGCCGAGCGCGGTCCGCTGCCGCCCGATGCGGTGGCACACCTGGGTGCCGAGCTCGCGGAGGCGCTGCACGTCGTGCATCAGGCCGGTGTCGTCCATCGCGACATCAAGCCCTCCAACGTCCTGCTGAGTCCGGCTCAGCTTCCCGGCTCCCGCCCGCGTGCGAAGCTGGCCGATTTCGGCATCGCCTATCTGCTCGACGCGTCGCGACTGACGTCGCCCGGATTGGTCGTCGGGACCGTCGCCTATCTCGCGCCCGAGCAGATCCGTGGCGGAGAGCCCGCTCCGGCGTCGGACATCTACTCACTCGGCCTCGTGCTCTTGGAAGCGCTGACCGGAGAGCGAGCCCATCCTCACGGAGGTGGGATGGCCGCTGCGGTGGCGCGCGTGGAGAACCCGCCGGCGATTCCCGCGGCGCTGGATCTCCGCTGGCGTGACCTCCTGACGCGCATGTTGGATGCCGAGCCGCAGAACCGGCCGACCGCGGCCGAGGTGGCGGCCGCAGCAGGCACGCTCACCGATCCGGCCGGCGCGGTCGACATGTCTGCGCCAGGCACGACGGCCACTGTCCCCCTCACCGCTGCCACGTTGGTCGCGCCCGCGGCGGGTGCGGCGGCTGCCGCTGGGGGACCGTCTGCGCCGGTCGCCTCTGCGCAAAGCGGGACGCCCGTGCGCGGAGGTCGGCGGGGGCGTCTGCTCGCCATGATCGGGGGCGCGCTCGCCGCCGTCGCGCTCGTGATCGCGGTGGTCATCGGTGCGATCGCGCCGGGCGGGCCGCAGGATACGCCTGCGCCCGTGCCCGCTGTCACCGACCCGTCTGACTCTCCGCCGCCGGCAGAGGACACCGGCAACGACACCGTCGTCGATGACCCGGGCATGACGAAGGAGGAGCGCAAAGCGGCCGAAGAAGCTCGGAAGGAGGCCGAGGAAGCGCAGAAGAAGCTGGAGGAGGAACAGCGCAAACAGGCCGAGGATGAGCAGAAGCGCCTCGAGGAGCAGCAGAAGCAGGACGACGACGAACAAGGCGACGACTGA
- a CDS encoding ABC transporter substrate-binding protein, translating to MLRRSKVAGAGIALALSAALGVLPAAAASAAPPVASHSVAQKAVAPTALDVTGAGFVGEISDLTAEVVDGELQLTGVIDGVLNGETITAEPFTAVIDSLQVGDACTILDLDLGPLHLDLLGLVIDLDEIHLDITAVPGAGNLLGNLLCAVAGLLDRDGPLTGISALLNRLLTGLGL from the coding sequence ATGTTGCGCAGAAGCAAAGTTGCTGGCGCCGGAATCGCCCTCGCCCTTTCTGCCGCCCTCGGAGTGCTGCCTGCGGCAGCCGCCAGTGCAGCGCCGCCGGTCGCGAGCCACTCGGTTGCGCAGAAGGCCGTCGCACCCACCGCTCTGGACGTCACCGGAGCCGGTTTCGTCGGTGAGATCAGCGACCTGACTGCTGAGGTCGTCGACGGCGAACTCCAGCTCACCGGTGTGATCGACGGTGTGCTCAACGGTGAGACGATCACGGCGGAACCGTTCACCGCAGTGATCGACAGCCTGCAGGTGGGAGACGCCTGCACGATTCTGGACCTCGATCTGGGACCGCTGCACCTTGACCTGCTCGGCCTTGTGATCGACCTCGACGAGATCCATCTCGACATCACAGCGGTCCCCGGTGCGGGCAACCTGCTCGGCAACCTGCTGTGTGCCGTCGCTGGTCTCCTCGATCGCGACGGTCCGCTGACGGGGATCAGCGCACTGCTGAACCGCCTGCTGACGGGCCTCGGCCTGTAA
- a CDS encoding arsenate reductase ArsC, with amino-acid sequence MTDKPTVLFVCVHNAGRSQMAAGYLRALGGDDVEVLSAGSAPKDAINPVAVEAMAEEGIDIAGSTPKVLTVDAVRESDVVITMGCGDACPIFPGKRYEDWELDDPAGQGIEAVRPIRDEIRSRVEALLTEIVPARGAA; translated from the coding sequence GTGACCGATAAGCCCACCGTCCTGTTCGTCTGCGTGCACAACGCCGGCCGCTCGCAGATGGCCGCCGGGTACCTCCGCGCCCTCGGCGGCGACGATGTCGAGGTGCTGTCCGCGGGATCCGCGCCCAAGGATGCCATCAACCCGGTTGCCGTCGAGGCGATGGCGGAAGAGGGCATCGACATCGCCGGCAGCACCCCCAAGGTGCTCACCGTCGACGCCGTCAGGGAGTCCGATGTCGTGATCACGATGGGCTGCGGCGACGCCTGCCCGATCTTCCCCGGCAAGCGCTACGAGGACTGGGAACTGGACGACCCGGCGGGGCAGGGCATCGAGGCGGTGCGTCCGATCCGCGATGAGATCCGCAGCCGAGTGGAGGCGCTGCTCACCGAGATCGTGCCTGCGCGCGGCGCTGCGTGA
- a CDS encoding metalloregulator ArsR/SmtB family transcription factor — MDQMGSLTSLGDPTRARILRLIRDSEEGKALVSRLAEALELRQPTISHHMKSLRDEGIVVREPDGRRVWYSIAPDYAGRVDALLGDAVRPATDPDLERIAADLALRYRGVFGPETVHAKVAESYELLASRSQSPMLASRTAAFAAARLDALKRSQGTPGAVPSVLFVCVQNAGRSQIAAGILRQLAGDRVLVTTAGSEPAGDVRNAIVRVLDEIGVPLGDEFPKPLTDEAVRAADVVVTMGCGDACPIYPGRRYVDWELDDPVGKSPDRIREIRDDIDRRVRALLDELVAESSSAGLAV; from the coding sequence ATGGATCAGATGGGGAGCCTCACGTCGCTGGGGGACCCGACGCGTGCCCGCATCCTCCGGCTGATCCGCGATTCGGAGGAGGGGAAAGCCCTCGTGAGTCGTCTCGCGGAGGCGCTGGAGCTTCGGCAGCCGACGATCAGCCACCATATGAAGTCACTGCGCGACGAGGGGATCGTCGTCCGTGAGCCCGACGGGCGCCGCGTCTGGTACTCGATCGCCCCCGACTACGCGGGGCGTGTCGACGCCCTGCTCGGCGATGCGGTGCGGCCGGCGACGGACCCCGACCTGGAGCGGATCGCGGCGGATCTCGCCCTCAGATATCGCGGCGTCTTCGGCCCGGAGACCGTTCACGCCAAGGTTGCGGAGAGCTATGAGCTGCTGGCCAGCCGGTCGCAGTCGCCGATGCTGGCGAGTCGGACGGCCGCGTTCGCCGCGGCGCGACTCGACGCTCTGAAGCGATCTCAGGGGACGCCGGGCGCCGTTCCCTCCGTCCTGTTCGTCTGCGTGCAGAACGCGGGTCGATCGCAGATCGCGGCCGGGATCCTCCGCCAGCTGGCCGGCGATCGAGTGCTGGTGACGACGGCCGGATCCGAGCCGGCAGGCGACGTGCGCAACGCCATCGTGAGGGTGCTCGATGAGATCGGCGTCCCGCTCGGGGACGAGTTCCCGAAGCCCTTGACCGACGAAGCCGTGCGAGCGGCCGACGTCGTCGTCACGATGGGCTGCGGCGATGCGTGCCCGATCTACCCGGGCCGACGCTACGTCGACTGGGAGCTGGACGATCCCGTCGGAAAGTCGCCTGACCGGATTCGAGAGATCAGGGACGACATCGACCGCCGAGTGCGTGCCCTGCTCGACGAGCTCGTCGCCGAGAGTTCATCGGCCGGTCTCGCGGTATAG